The DNA segment gtcgcagggggccatcaggtgagaaaacggggatcagcagaggtgaggcttagaacctcaccccccctgttctgagagaaatcttctgcatacgtggatgttttattgcccttgtctagcttggattaacacatagtctacaggcacacacctgatcatctacatttgccttcttacagcactaacttatgctttctatctgtatcttgcatctacttaccacttcagcattttatttaaataaataaataaataaataaataaataagggggaaatgtgggattcacatataaatcaagtatcaaaatcaaacgaatattcatatttgacctgattgtttatagttcataatgggtgatcaaaaccgaaagtttctgtgatgactgcccttgcactgttcaccatgtaagaacttgttcaccatgtaagaacttgttcgttatgcttcagaagattggagactgttgagaattaggcttggggtggattaatgattgtgcattgattcccctgtacagaattttattgttgtaaacaaccatttggtcaataaatatgagtggtgccctctcaaaaatttttaaaaataattaattaaaaaatcatattgctgctcaggagaaaatgaACTGGTACCGAAATGCAGAAAGAGGAGGGAGAAATTCAGAGCCAGCATGGTTATCAGGTTTTCATGAGTCTAAAATGAGGAACAGCTGTTGAACTATATGAGCTATTGACAAGGAGGTAGGAAAAGGGATTAAAAAATGTTTGCCACGTGTCAAAGGATGGCATTCTCCTTTGCACCTCTGAGAAACTGCAGGGAAGTTGTAAATTGTTTATGTCCTGTTTTCGGGGCTCAGGGGTAGAGCCTGATGAAGACCACGTGCTGAGACTGGCCACCAGTGGTTGAGCTTTATGAGGTTACAGTGACAATAGCTGGAGTGTATTCGGCCCTTCCTGTGGATCAGACTCCATACTATGTGCCTATCATTGGTCGGTCCTCACTATAATCTTACAGAAAGTTATGCTATTGCCCCAATTTTAGATATGgcaactgaagttcagagaagttaatAAGAAGATTATAGTTGATGAAGTCTAGGCTGctctttatttcactgagctgtaATCTTACATATGATAATCCTGTCTCCTGGGGCTGCAGGCCTGGCCTGGGGCTCTGAGGGTCTGTCTGCTCAGTTCTGGGCCTTGCTTCCTCCGCAGATCAAGTGGCCTGTGCAGATCCAGAAATCTGCCAGAAGGTCTGTAGCAACCCCTCTGGCTGCTCTGACATCGCGTATCCCAAACTTGTGCTGGAACTCCTGCCCACGGGTAATGTCCCCTGGCCCCTACATCGAGTCCCCTAGAGCACCCAGAGAGGAGGACATCGGCCAGCTCTGATCTGAGCGAGGGTTGAGATGGGAGGGTGGTGGAAGGGCATGGGCTGAGGGACTGAGCCCCAGAGCAAGGGCCCCCAGATGAAGTGCAGGCCCTGGCTATCCTCAGGGGGACGCCACCCCTGAGTTCTGCTTCCTCAGAGTCGAACCTGCTGGGACCAACTGGCTGTGGGCCTGGGGTAACAGGTCATGGGTAAAGACAGTAGCTGTTAGCAGAAGAAGCCCGAGGCCCACAGACCTCCCTTCTGCCCCCAGGCCTCCGTGGGCTCATGATGGCTGTGATGGTGGCGGCGCTCATGTCCTCCCTCACCTCCATCTTTAACAGTGCCAGCACCATTTTCACCATGGACCTCTGGAACCATATCCGGCCCCAGGCATCTGAGAGGGAGCTCATGATCGTGGGCAGGTAAGGCCACCCTGGGTGGGGCCAGCAGGGGAATCCAAAGTCCAGATACTCAGGGAGGAGAAAGCTGAGCCCACCCAGAGGCCAAGTCCAGCCAGCGTCTCCTCCCGGCCGGCTCAGCCTCCCCTGATGGCAAAGGAGCAGTACATTAGGACTCCATGTATGAGtgtcattcatgcattcattcaagggCTGCTCAGTGGGTGCTATGTGCCGGGTGGCCGGGCATGTAGCAGTGAGAAGCAAAGACTCAGTTTTTGCCTTCATGGTGCTAGAGCAAGAGAAGGGTAAGTCAGCAGGCCGTTACAATCCCAATGAGCACTAGGACTGGGAGCCAGGAGACCTAGGGGTTCAGAGGAGGAGCCCACAACCTGGAGTGGGACCTGATGGATGAGCAGTAGTTGGCCAGGTGAAAGGGAGGGGGCTGTTCGGGGGACTGGGGAGATGGTGTCTCTACCAAGGCTTCTGCAAGGTCTTGACATCTAATGGAGGGAATGGATAAGACCCAAATGAGTGGCatgtaaattttatgtaaaacacATGCTGATAAGCTTTCAGGGGCTCTGCCCCTCAATGTGCACCCTGAAGGCTGTATCAGGGCTAGGGAAAGAGTTCTTAGGTcggacaccaaaagcataatccataaaagaaagataaattaaaCTTCACCAAAATCTGTGTTTTCAAAAGACATCATTAAGTAAATGAGAAGACAAGTGGCAGatggggaggaaatatttgcaagccatatgTCTGACCAAGGACTTCTAACCTAGAAGAGTTTACAAAACAAGATTGTGATCTAGAAAAGCAACGTGAACTActgctgcccccccaccccccacccccgccccggaATGGCTGtgatcaaaaagacagacaaggaGGGGGAGAAATCGCTGCCACTCATACACTGCAGGTGGGGCGCGAAATGGTTCAATTGTTTGAGACAGTTgcgcagtttcttaaaaagttaaacataaacttACCATCCAACCTAGCAGTTGCATTCctggaaatgaaaatttatgtctcCACAAAGATGTATACACAGATGGCCATAGCAGCTTTTtaaacaatagccaaaaaatgggcATTCCGAATGCCCACTGGCCAGTGAAGGATAAACAATGCTATACCCACtcaatggaatacttttcagcaataagaaggaatgaaattctgtgaTACATGACACAAGGATGAACTCCAAACACATGCTAGATGAAAGACACCAGCTGTGAAAGAGCATAAGAATAATAcccatttatttgaaatgtccagaaatGGCAAACCTATAGAAATGGAAGCAGGTAAGTGGCTCCTTAGGGCAGGACCAGGAATAAGCTGTAAGTGGACATCAGGGAACTTTCTGGAGTGATGGGTGTTTTAAAACTGGCTTGTGGTGATGGGTGCACAACTCTATACACATTTACCAGAAGTTACCTTTTTGTACACTTACAGTGGGTGAATCTTATGTATGTAAATTAAACCTCAATGAAGCTGTAAAAAACAGTGAGAAGTAAGTGTCCAGGGGAGAGAGTGCTAATGGGGGTCTCTCCCCGCCCGGCACCAGGGTGTTTGTGTTGCTCCTGGTGCTCGTCTCCATCCTCTGGATCCCGGTGGTCCAGGCCAGCCAGGGCGGCCAGCTCTTCATCTACATCCAGTCCATCAGCTCCTACCTGCAGCCACCTGTGGCTGTGGTCTTCATCATGGGGTGTTTCTGGAAGCAGACCAATGAAAAGGTAGCTCTGCATCAGCCCCCACTCTGCCGGAGCCAAGTGCTGCCCatgaggaggggagaggaggggagcgGAGCGGATTGGATGGGGGACTTAATGCCACGGGTGTCACTGGGGAGGCTGAGTTCTGTGGAGGGAGCTCCAGGGAGGGGAGCGTGTTACCTGGcctttgaaaaaaaaagcaatgggGGTTCTGGTTTGATGCACTTTGTCATTAAACAGGAAGCTGATTTAACAGGGGATGAGTAAGTTATGCATACTTCATTAGTTATATATGAAACATAAACAGATAAGTTGCTCCAGCCCTTTCAAATCACTGACCCCTGCAGTGACCCTTGCTAGAAAGACAAGCTCTTGAGACAGGCGGTGGAGGTTTCGGGAGGCCAGAGCCAGCAGCCCTGCTGCCCTGGACGTCTCTAAGATGGCCTTGCTCTGATTTGCAGGGTGCCTTCTCAGGTCTGATCTCCGGCCTTCTCCTAGGCTTTATTCGGCTGGTCCTGGACTTTATTTATGTGCAGCCTCGGTGCGATCAGCCAGATGAGCGCCCAGCGGTGGTGAAGGATGTCCACTACTTGTACTTCTCCATGATTCTGTCTGCAGTCACCCTGATCACTGTGTCCACCGTGAGCTGGTTCACAGAGCCACCCTCCAAGGAGATGGTACATTTGGGTTTGATGCTCTATCCACTGAGAGCCTgcattgcaagtgacagaaagcaAACCCAAACTGGCTGAAGCCAAATGGGTTGATTGTTCAAAAAGCTGCAAAAATACAAGGTTGGGCTTCAGGGACAGATTGATTCTGGATGCAGGAAAGAGCATCAGAATCCATCCCTCAGAATCCCCCATTCTCAGGCCCCATGCAGAGCCAGCAGCCTCTAGGGATTCATCCTCTTATTCTTGTTAAGCAAAAGGATAAACATTTTTGTCCCAGCATTTCCTGCCAAGTTTCTGGTTCCATTGAGGGAGTCAGCTCAAGACACATGTTCACCCATGAACCAATTTAGTTCCAGTGGTCAGAGAAATGGGTGAGCTGAATGGCTGACAGATGGGTCCCACAACACCCCAGGACTAGGGCTAAGCTTTGGGGACTAGAATGAGGGAGGGTGAGATCCCAACTAGGGCTGAAGAAGCAAGACGAGGGATGTATGGGTAAAATGTCCTTTGCTTCTGAAGTTTTGGTGGGGTGGAGTGAGAGGCCGAGGCTGGGAGCAGACTCAAACGCGAAGGCTGAACTTGGGGCTGGAGGTCCCCCTACCCACCACAACCATCCCATGATTCCTCTCTGCTCCTTAGGTCAGTCACCTGACCTGGTTTACTCGTCATGACCCCATGATTCAGAAGGAACTGGGGCCACCAACAGCTCCCCTGCCTCTTACCCTCCCCCAGAATGGGACACTGGAGGCCAGCGGCACCAACATTCAGCTGGAGATTATTGAAGAAAATGTGTCCAAAACCCACAGCTGTGAGTTGCCTCTCCTCAGTTACAGTAGGAATTTCAAGAAACACTCTGTGTTCAAGGGGCAATTTTTCTATCAAATCACAAGCCAGGAAAGGGGCCAGCTTGGAAGCTTGGCATCCCCTGACTTCCAGTGTCTGACGCAGCCATGGGGAGGCGGTTCCTTAGTAACTCTGAACCAGTGTCTCAGGTGGGCAATAACAGCAGACACTTGTTGAGCACTTCCTGAAACATGGTTTGTTTAATCCTCATGAAACCCCACAAGGTGGGCTGGAGTACTACTGGCATTCTCTAAATTACACTGGTTTCAAACAGACATATTTTCGTTTAGCTCACCTACTATTCTAATAAAATGTGAGCTAACgttttaaaatagggagattccACATAAAATTCCAGATTTCCATCTTCTCTTGAAAAGTGGGATGATCTGGCAACACTGGGTCCACAGGTCTGCATGGCAGACATTGTCTGGATCCAAGAAGCAGATGCCCCTTAGACCTGGGATATGCCTTTCATGTAGCCAAGGTCActattctctccctttccttgaGGCTGTGGTTGCTATTTATCatcacatgtggcctttatttatatgtatatgcatatgtataaagTCTAAAAACAACAAAGAGTTTATGAAAATGCCCATCTTCCAGAATTAAAGTCTTCCAGAATTAGACTATTAATTAATGCTTTCCAGAAAATGTGCTTGAAGTATTTATCACAGTGCATGGACACACACCCAGTTGGTCCCCTCTTCTGAGAGACATAGCCCTTCCTATGTCTTTTATATGGGTTCTTTTTAGGTGACATGACGCAAAAGCAGTCCAAAGTGGTGAAAGCCATGCTGTGGCTCTGTGGAATGGAGAACAGGAGCAAGAAGGAGCCCCCAAGCAAAGCAGACCGGGTCATAGGGTCCTTGGAAGAAAACCCCTTCGTGAAAGCCCTCCTGGACGTCAGCCTCATTGTCTGCATTAGCTGCGCTATCTTTGTCTGGGGCTACTTTGCATAATGTGGGGTGACTGCAGGGGTCCAAACTCTCCATTTGTTTCCAatgccccattttttttttaatgaaagaaaaatcataatAAAGCTTCGTTTGTTTTTCTATGAGCCTTCAAAGGTGTTTATGGGCCATTTTCAACATGACATTTAACTCTTTTCTTCTTCGAAAGGAATGACggttagaagctggaaaaggagaGAAGCATAAAAACTTCTTTTTCCCAAAAGGCTACTTCTTCACAATCCCTGTCCATCAGGCAATATCAAGAGCCAGCTTCAAACAGATAAATAAGCAAAGACCCACGAACCCTCCCAGCCCAATAGCAGCCCCATCTTCCTGGTGGGGAGTGTTAGCCCTTGAACTTTCCCCAGCTCACCTTCAAAATGCAAGGAATGGGACTTGAATACTATCTCTTGCCTTCCACTCCTGCTGGCTTTGGGTGAAGGAATAGCCGGTCCCCAAAGGTTTCCTCATTGCAATCCTTGCTCCTTGATATTCTCTCTGGGAAATAGACCTGAGTCGGTTCCCTGCATTCTTGTGCTATAAGAAAACCAAGGAATTGTGTGCACTTCCCAAGGTCTGGTGTAGACTGTGTTTCCCTGCTTGATTCTCTGCTGTGCTGCTTCCCCACAACAAGCAACCAGAAGGATGAGCACCTCCACGACGACTCTCTACTGGCTGAGGGCAGTGGGGCTTTTGACCAGAAGAGCAGCCACCTCTGTTCTGGATAGAGCCAGCCATCCTAGTTTCTCTATTCTGGGCCCTGACGGGGTCTGATGGAATGACTTGTAGGGGCTGTGTTTGCAGCATACACAGGTGAGTTAGCTCTGAGACCATCTCTGGAGCAGCCCAGGGCCATGAGCTATTATTCTAGTCTTGGGATAAAGGGAGCGAATGGCATGGATTGGAACAACTTGCTAGCCTGACAGAACTGGAGAATGGAACAGTATCTCAATTTCCAGACTTCAGAGGATATGGACAGGAATCCCTGGGCTGAGGAGCCACCAGCTCACTTGTCACTCAGTGCCATCTTTTGAATTCCTACTTGATGCCCTCAACACCCAGGACTAGCCTGGTCCAAAGGTAAATATATTAGCTTGGGCCCTACCCTTTTGGAGGCCTGATCCAAATGGTAGCTGTGGGTTGGACTAAGGCACACTTCAGCCAGCCTAGAAAAGGCGTGCGTGATGACTGCTTGCTAATGTCGCTACGATCTGGCCCCCCATAACTGGCTCCTGGCAGGAGCCTGAGATGGGTTTCTGAGGAACTGGGCTTGAGGGGAGGCTGAGCGTCCTCTCCAAGAGAGAAGCAGAGGAGTGGAGGCTCTGGAGGCTCCACTGGAGTCCAGAGCACCCTGCCCGAATCACCCCCTAGCCAAGCTCCAGTGGCTGCACTGGCCTGTCACACCCAGGCCTCTGCTGCCTCCGGCTGGGTCAGAAGTGTGTTTCAGTGGGAGTTATCAGTTTGGATGTTCAGCTCACTGCCACCTCGCTCCTGGTTCACTACCACCAGCCTCCCGCTGGCCTTCCTGCCTCTACTCTTGACCATTCACCAGTCATAGGGAGAGAGAGTGAATCTGATCAAGCCACTCCTCTGCTCCTTCAGTGACCTCCCCAAACTCCCAGGATGAAGTCCACATTCCTTACTAGGAATGACAAGCCCCCTGATGGCAAGGCCTCTCTCTGGTTTCAACTAATTGCTCTCCTTCCACAGACTAAGGTTGTATCATATTCATGCTTTCCCACTCCTGTGCCTAACACAGTGGCTGGCATACAGTGGGCCCTGAAATGTATGGCTATAAATGTCCAATAAATGGGTTTTTGCCTCTGCTCTTCCCTTTGCCCATACTatccttctttcctcttctggCTAACTCCTATTCTAGGTGCATCTTAAacatcacttcctccaggaagccttccctgattatCCCATTCCTATTATGACATGTGCCTTCAAAGCAAGTATCACACTATATTATCAATTGCTTGACTGCCTTCCCAACTTCAGGGAAAGTTCCACAGTGGCAGTGTGTCACTCACACTtaggcctagcacagtgcctggtgacGGAATGAACAACGACCTTCAGAACCCAGATGCCCTCTCACCTTCACCAGCCACACCCCTCCCAGGCCCGGCTTCTGCCTATGACCAAGGAACACCCACTATTCCTGCCCCAGTTCAGCTCCCTGGGGTCTGAGCTCATGGGGGTGACCCACTGGCAGGACAGTTATCTTTGGAAACTATGCCACCTCAAAGCCCTCCTGGACAAGACAGTGGCCTCTAGAGCTGCCCTTCTGATCA comes from the Manis pentadactyla isolate mManPen7 chromosome 10, mManPen7.hap1, whole genome shotgun sequence genome and includes:
- the SLC5A11 gene encoding sodium/myo-inositol cotransporter 2 isoform X2, with translation MVWWPVGASLFASNVGSGHFIGLAGSGAAAGLSVTAYELNGLFSVLMLAWLFLPIYIAGQVTTMPEYLRKRFGGNRIPITLAVLYLFIYIFTKISVDMYAGAIFIQQSLHLDLYLAVVGLLAITALYTVAGGLAAVIYTDALQTLIMLIGALTLMGYSFAAVGGMEGLKEKYFLALPSNRSGNNSCGLPREDAFHIFRDPLTSDLPWPGILFGMSIPSLWYWCTDQVIVQRTLAAKNLSHAKGGSLLAAYLKVLPLFMMVFPGMVSRVLFPDQVACADPEICQKVCSNPSGCSDIAYPKLVLELLPTGLRGLMMAVMVAALMSSLTSIFNSASTIFTMDLWNHIRPQASERELMIVGRVFVLLLVLVSILWIPVVQASQGGQLFIYIQSISSYLQPPVAVVFIMGCFWKQTNEKGAFSGLISGLLLGFIRLVLDFIYVQPRCDQPDERPAVVKDVHYLYFSMILSAVTLITVSTVSWFTEPPSKEMVSHLTWFTRHDPMIQKELGPPTAPLPLTLPQNGTLEASGTNIQLEIIEENVSKTHSCDMTQKQSKVVKAMLWLCGMENRSKKEPPSKADRVIGSLEENPFVKALLDVSLIVCISCAIFVWGYFA
- the SLC5A11 gene encoding sodium/myo-inositol cotransporter 2 isoform X1; its protein translation is MESSPSSPQPTQSNSPETFPQRSMEPADIAVLVLYFLFVLAVGLWSTVKTKRDTVKGYFLAGGDMVWWPVGASLFASNVGSGHFIGLAGSGAAAGLSVTAYELNGLFSVLMLAWLFLPIYIAGQVTTMPEYLRKRFGGNRIPITLAVLYLFIYIFTKISVDMYAGAIFIQQSLHLDLYLAVVGLLAITALYTVAGGLAAVIYTDALQTLIMLIGALTLMGYSFAAVGGMEGLKEKYFLALPSNRSGNNSCGLPREDAFHIFRDPLTSDLPWPGILFGMSIPSLWYWCTDQVIVQRTLAAKNLSHAKGGSLLAAYLKVLPLFMMVFPGMVSRVLFPDQVACADPEICQKVCSNPSGCSDIAYPKLVLELLPTGLRGLMMAVMVAALMSSLTSIFNSASTIFTMDLWNHIRPQASERELMIVGRVFVLLLVLVSILWIPVVQASQGGQLFIYIQSISSYLQPPVAVVFIMGCFWKQTNEKGAFSGLISGLLLGFIRLVLDFIYVQPRCDQPDERPAVVKDVHYLYFSMILSAVTLITVSTVSWFTEPPSKEMVSHLTWFTRHDPMIQKELGPPTAPLPLTLPQNGTLEASGTNIQLEIIEENVSKTHSCDMTQKQSKVVKAMLWLCGMENRSKKEPPSKADRVIGSLEENPFVKALLDVSLIVCISCAIFVWGYFA